The proteins below are encoded in one region of Triplophysa rosa unplaced genomic scaffold, Trosa_1v2 scaffold313_ERROPOS81286, whole genome shotgun sequence:
- the LOC130550425 gene encoding calpain-1 catalytic subunit-like isoform X1 produces the protein MPPPDVNKTHEDAVGSLKNPLKFLDQDYQTLHQSLLSKKMQFSDESFPANRSSIGTGLLSDKVMAQVKWKRPSEIVLYRPCLVVDGVSRFDYAQGSKLGDCWFLASIGAVSSQMDIMDQVIPAEQSFSKGYAGIFHFMFWRFGKWIDVVIDDQLPTINNRLIFVSSKIATEFWPALLEKAYAKVCGSFADLHGGFVSEALIDFTGGVHMHFDIKEAPANLWNMMESAFKSKTLMGCSTPRGATFQNTVLPNGIVEGHAYTVTGVCQVTTKEPVRLVRMFNPWGKGEWTGDWSDRSPLWKTVSANDNKNCLSVADNGEFWMSMEDYTKSFKTMDICCLSPDFLNGSSKCSWSSQYHIGQWTTETAGGIRAIWKNPQFRVRIEKPGEDCAGGECPENILVSLMQNHENRRRKQLPHLFIGFFVYEIPPEIKDEGGKYSISFFSRRKPVARTDFANLREVMKFFNLEPGEYLIVPSTLSPAEMASFVLSVFTKHQCKKC, from the exons ATGCCTCCCCCTGATGTGAACAAAACACATGAAGATGCCGTGGGTTCTTTAAAAAACCCATTAAAGTTCCTGGATCAAGACTACCAGACCTTGCACCAAAGCCTCCTCTCCAAAAAAATGCAGTTCAGCGATGAGTCTTTCCCTGCAAATAGAAGCTCTATTGGAACAGGATTGCTGTCCGATAAGGTTATGGCCCAAGTCAAATGGAAAAGACCATCA GAAATTGTGTTGTACAGACCATGTCTTGTTGTAGATGGAGTGTCCAGATTTGACTATGCCCAAGGATCTAAATTAG GAGACTGCTGGTTTTTAGCCTCAATCGGGGCTGTTAGTTCTCAGATGGATATTATGGACCAAGTCATTCCAGCTGAACAGTCATTCAGCAAGGGTTATGCcggaatatttcattttatg TTCTGGCGGTTCGGGAAGTGGATTGATGTTGTCATCGATGACCAACTTCCAACAATTAATAACAGACTTATTTTTGTGAGTTCCAAAATTGCTACTGAGTTTTGGCCTGCCTTACTGGAGAAAGCTTATGCAAA AGTGTGCGGATCTTTTGCTGACTTACATGGTGGATTTGTATCTGAGGCTCTCATTGACTTCACTGGAGGGGTGCACATGCACTTTGACATAAAAGAAGCACCTGCTAATTTGTGGAATATGATGGAAAGTGCATTCAAGTCAAAAACTCTCATGGGGTGTAGCACACCTCGAGGG gcaacatttcaaaacaCAGTGTTACCTAATGGCATAGTTGAGGGTCATGCCTACACAGTGACAGGTGTTTGTCAG GTAACAACTAAAGAACCAGTTAGACTGGTGAGGATGTTCAACCCATGGGGAAAGGGTGAATGGACAGGGGACTGGAGTGACAG ATCACCCTTGTGGAAGACAGTGAGtgcaaatgacaacaaaaactGCCTGTCTGTGGCTGATAATGGGGAATTCTG GATGTCAATGGAAGATTACACCAAAAGCTTTAAAACCATGGATATCTGCTGTCTCTCTCCTGATTTTCTGAATGGCTCTTCTAAATGTTCTTGGAGCTCCCAATACCATATCGGCCAATGGACCACTGAGACCGCTGGTGGCATAA GGGCCATCTGGAAAAATCCTCAGTTTCGAGTAAGGATTGAGAAGCCCGGTGAGGACTGTGCTGGTGGGGAGTGCCCTGAAAACATACTGGTGTCTCTCATGCAGAACCATGAGAACAGACGCAGAAAACAGCTTCCCCACCTGTTTATAGGATTCTTTGTTTATGAG ATACCACCAGAG ATAAAAGACGAAGGTGGGAAGTATTCAATTTCATTCTTCAGTCGTAGAAAGCCTGTGGCAAGGACTGACTTTGCAAATTTGAGAGAGGTGATGAAGTTCTTCAATCTGGAACCCGGAGAGTACCTGATTGTACCGAGCACATTAAGTCCGGCTGAAATGGCGTCCTTTGTCCTATCTGTTTTCACAAAGCatcaatgtaaaaaatgttga
- the LOC130550425 gene encoding calpain-1 catalytic subunit-like isoform X2 gives MPPPDVNKTHEDAVGSLKNPLKFLDQDYQTLHQSLLSKKMQFSDESFPANRSSIGTGLLSDKVMAQVKWKRPSEIVLYRPCLVVDGVSRFDYAQGSKLGDCWFLASIGAVSSQMDIMDQVIPAEQSFSKGYAGIFHFMFWRFGKWIDVVIDDQLPTINNRLIFVSSKIATEFWPALLEKAYAKVCGSFADLHGGFVSEALIDFTGGVHMHFDIKEAPANLWNMMESAFKSKTLMGCSTPRGVTTKEPVRLVRMFNPWGKGEWTGDWSDRSPLWKTVSANDNKNCLSVADNGEFWMSMEDYTKSFKTMDICCLSPDFLNGSSKCSWSSQYHIGQWTTETAGGIRAIWKNPQFRVRIEKPGEDCAGGECPENILVSLMQNHENRRRKQLPHLFIGFFVYEIPPEIKDEGGKYSISFFSRRKPVARTDFANLREVMKFFNLEPGEYLIVPSTLSPAEMASFVLSVFTKHQCKKC, from the exons ATGCCTCCCCCTGATGTGAACAAAACACATGAAGATGCCGTGGGTTCTTTAAAAAACCCATTAAAGTTCCTGGATCAAGACTACCAGACCTTGCACCAAAGCCTCCTCTCCAAAAAAATGCAGTTCAGCGATGAGTCTTTCCCTGCAAATAGAAGCTCTATTGGAACAGGATTGCTGTCCGATAAGGTTATGGCCCAAGTCAAATGGAAAAGACCATCA GAAATTGTGTTGTACAGACCATGTCTTGTTGTAGATGGAGTGTCCAGATTTGACTATGCCCAAGGATCTAAATTAG GAGACTGCTGGTTTTTAGCCTCAATCGGGGCTGTTAGTTCTCAGATGGATATTATGGACCAAGTCATTCCAGCTGAACAGTCATTCAGCAAGGGTTATGCcggaatatttcattttatg TTCTGGCGGTTCGGGAAGTGGATTGATGTTGTCATCGATGACCAACTTCCAACAATTAATAACAGACTTATTTTTGTGAGTTCCAAAATTGCTACTGAGTTTTGGCCTGCCTTACTGGAGAAAGCTTATGCAAA AGTGTGCGGATCTTTTGCTGACTTACATGGTGGATTTGTATCTGAGGCTCTCATTGACTTCACTGGAGGGGTGCACATGCACTTTGACATAAAAGAAGCACCTGCTAATTTGTGGAATATGATGGAAAGTGCATTCAAGTCAAAAACTCTCATGGGGTGTAGCACACCTCGAGGG GTAACAACTAAAGAACCAGTTAGACTGGTGAGGATGTTCAACCCATGGGGAAAGGGTGAATGGACAGGGGACTGGAGTGACAG ATCACCCTTGTGGAAGACAGTGAGtgcaaatgacaacaaaaactGCCTGTCTGTGGCTGATAATGGGGAATTCTG GATGTCAATGGAAGATTACACCAAAAGCTTTAAAACCATGGATATCTGCTGTCTCTCTCCTGATTTTCTGAATGGCTCTTCTAAATGTTCTTGGAGCTCCCAATACCATATCGGCCAATGGACCACTGAGACCGCTGGTGGCATAA GGGCCATCTGGAAAAATCCTCAGTTTCGAGTAAGGATTGAGAAGCCCGGTGAGGACTGTGCTGGTGGGGAGTGCCCTGAAAACATACTGGTGTCTCTCATGCAGAACCATGAGAACAGACGCAGAAAACAGCTTCCCCACCTGTTTATAGGATTCTTTGTTTATGAG ATACCACCAGAG ATAAAAGACGAAGGTGGGAAGTATTCAATTTCATTCTTCAGTCGTAGAAAGCCTGTGGCAAGGACTGACTTTGCAAATTTGAGAGAGGTGATGAAGTTCTTCAATCTGGAACCCGGAGAGTACCTGATTGTACCGAGCACATTAAGTCCGGCTGAAATGGCGTCCTTTGTCCTATCTGTTTTCACAAAGCatcaatgtaaaaaatgttga
- the LOC130550425 gene encoding calpain-1 catalytic subunit-like isoform X3 — protein sequence MPPPDVNKTHEDAVGSLKNPLKFLDQDYQTLHQSLLSKKMQFSDESFPANRSSIGTGLLSDKVMAQVKWKRPSEIVLYRPCLVVDGVSRFDYAQGSKLGDCWFLASIGAVSSQMDIMDQVIPAEQSFSKGYAGIFHFMFWRFGKWIDVVIDDQLPTINNRLIFVSSKIATEFWPALLEKAYAKVCGSFADLHGGFVSEALIDFTGGVHMHFDIKEAPANLWNMMESAFKSKTLMGCSTPRGATFQNTVLPNGIVEGHAYTVTGVCQVTTKEPVRLVRMFNPWGKGEWTGDWSDRSPLWKTVSANDNKNCLSVADNGEFWMSMEDYTKSFKTMDICCLSPDFLNGSSKCSWSSQYHIGQWTTETAGGIRAIWKNPQFRVRIEKPGEDCAGGECPENILVSLMQNHENRRRKQLPHLFIGFFVYEIPPEASKN from the exons ATGCCTCCCCCTGATGTGAACAAAACACATGAAGATGCCGTGGGTTCTTTAAAAAACCCATTAAAGTTCCTGGATCAAGACTACCAGACCTTGCACCAAAGCCTCCTCTCCAAAAAAATGCAGTTCAGCGATGAGTCTTTCCCTGCAAATAGAAGCTCTATTGGAACAGGATTGCTGTCCGATAAGGTTATGGCCCAAGTCAAATGGAAAAGACCATCA GAAATTGTGTTGTACAGACCATGTCTTGTTGTAGATGGAGTGTCCAGATTTGACTATGCCCAAGGATCTAAATTAG GAGACTGCTGGTTTTTAGCCTCAATCGGGGCTGTTAGTTCTCAGATGGATATTATGGACCAAGTCATTCCAGCTGAACAGTCATTCAGCAAGGGTTATGCcggaatatttcattttatg TTCTGGCGGTTCGGGAAGTGGATTGATGTTGTCATCGATGACCAACTTCCAACAATTAATAACAGACTTATTTTTGTGAGTTCCAAAATTGCTACTGAGTTTTGGCCTGCCTTACTGGAGAAAGCTTATGCAAA AGTGTGCGGATCTTTTGCTGACTTACATGGTGGATTTGTATCTGAGGCTCTCATTGACTTCACTGGAGGGGTGCACATGCACTTTGACATAAAAGAAGCACCTGCTAATTTGTGGAATATGATGGAAAGTGCATTCAAGTCAAAAACTCTCATGGGGTGTAGCACACCTCGAGGG gcaacatttcaaaacaCAGTGTTACCTAATGGCATAGTTGAGGGTCATGCCTACACAGTGACAGGTGTTTGTCAG GTAACAACTAAAGAACCAGTTAGACTGGTGAGGATGTTCAACCCATGGGGAAAGGGTGAATGGACAGGGGACTGGAGTGACAG ATCACCCTTGTGGAAGACAGTGAGtgcaaatgacaacaaaaactGCCTGTCTGTGGCTGATAATGGGGAATTCTG GATGTCAATGGAAGATTACACCAAAAGCTTTAAAACCATGGATATCTGCTGTCTCTCTCCTGATTTTCTGAATGGCTCTTCTAAATGTTCTTGGAGCTCCCAATACCATATCGGCCAATGGACCACTGAGACCGCTGGTGGCATAA GGGCCATCTGGAAAAATCCTCAGTTTCGAGTAAGGATTGAGAAGCCCGGTGAGGACTGTGCTGGTGGGGAGTGCCCTGAAAACATACTGGTGTCTCTCATGCAGAACCATGAGAACAGACGCAGAAAACAGCTTCCCCACCTGTTTATAGGATTCTTTGTTTATGAG ATACCACCAGAGGCAAGTAAAAATTAA